In Legionella sp. PATHC035, a genomic segment contains:
- the ftsZ gene encoding cell division protein FtsZ: MFELMEGQQHGNNAVIKVVGVGGGGGNAVEHMVAENIDGVEFICANTDAQALRGSNAKIHIQLGDELTKGLGAGANPQIGREAAEEDRDHIREILSGADMVFITAGMGGGTGTGAAPVFAEIAKELGILTVAVVTKPFSFEGKQRALAAEEGIRRLAEHVDSLITIPNNKLLSVLGKNISLLNAFKAANNVLLGAVKGISDLITRPGLINVDFADVRTVMSEMGMAMMGTGSAVGEQRARQAAEAAIASPLLEDVNFSGARGILVNITAGLDMSIGEFEEVGDVVKEFISDDATVVVGTVIDPEMTDEMRVTVIVTGLGDARQRHQQMQPQQSHRARLIETTRSDGSLDYQQLDRPAVVRKAQSSMSAGVKQQGDSVPDVDYLDIPAFLRRQEEA, translated from the coding sequence ATGTTTGAATTAATGGAAGGCCAACAGCATGGTAATAATGCAGTAATTAAGGTCGTTGGTGTTGGCGGCGGCGGTGGTAATGCTGTTGAACATATGGTTGCAGAAAATATTGATGGAGTAGAGTTTATTTGTGCGAATACCGATGCTCAAGCATTGAGAGGCTCAAATGCAAAAATACACATTCAATTAGGTGACGAGCTGACTAAAGGTTTAGGTGCTGGTGCAAACCCACAAATAGGTCGCGAAGCAGCAGAAGAAGATAGAGACCATATTCGAGAAATTTTAAGTGGAGCCGATATGGTATTCATTACCGCAGGAATGGGTGGTGGAACCGGAACCGGTGCAGCCCCAGTTTTTGCGGAAATTGCCAAAGAATTAGGTATCTTAACTGTAGCTGTCGTGACCAAACCCTTCTCATTTGAAGGCAAACAAAGAGCATTGGCTGCTGAGGAAGGAATTCGTCGTTTAGCGGAACATGTTGATTCATTAATCACTATTCCTAACAATAAATTACTCAGTGTCTTGGGTAAGAACATTAGTTTACTCAACGCATTTAAAGCGGCTAATAATGTTTTACTTGGTGCAGTGAAAGGTATTTCTGATTTAATTACTCGCCCAGGTTTGATCAATGTGGACTTTGCCGACGTACGTACAGTGATGTCAGAAATGGGTATGGCGATGATGGGTACCGGAAGCGCTGTAGGTGAGCAAAGAGCGCGTCAAGCTGCTGAAGCCGCAATTGCCTCTCCTTTGCTGGAAGATGTGAATTTTTCTGGTGCTCGCGGAATCCTGGTGAATATTACTGCTGGCTTGGATATGTCAATCGGTGAATTTGAAGAAGTTGGCGATGTAGTCAAAGAGTTTATTTCTGATGATGCCACTGTAGTAGTTGGAACAGTAATCGATCCTGAAATGACCGATGAAATGCGTGTCACCGTGATTGTGACTGGTTTGGGCGATGCAAGACAGCGTCATCAGCAAATGCAGCCACAACAATCTCATCGTGCACGTTTAATCGAAACGACACGTAGTGATGGTTCTTTGGACTATCAGCAACTAGATAGGCCAGCGGTTGTGCGTAAAGCCCAATCAAGTATGTCTGCTGGGGTAAAACAACAAGGTGACAGTGTTCCCGATGTGGATTATCTGGATATCCCTGCGTTTTTACGTCGGCAAGAAGAGGCATAA
- the murB gene encoding UDP-N-acetylmuramate dehydrogenase translates to MSPTENGCNLDDEIQGTLLYNEPLAEYTTWRVGGPASKLYKPKSIADLALFLRKLPAAEPILWLGLGSNSLIRDGGFLGTVILTQGCLKEMVLLDPQTVKVDAGVSCASMARFCARNDLAGGEFWAGIPGTMGGALRMNAGCHGGETWQSVVELQTMNRKGEIITRKPEEYEVSYRHVSGPPEEWFISATFKLNPGKKETSLQIIKELLERRTNTQPTNEYNCGSVFRNPEGNFAARLIESCGLKGFNIGGAMVSQKHANFIINHQGSATAADIEALIHLVQTKVREQTTIELVREVHIIGDR, encoded by the coding sequence ATGAGTCCAACTGAGAATGGTTGTAACCTTGATGATGAAATTCAGGGCACTTTGCTTTATAATGAGCCTTTGGCTGAATACACTACCTGGCGAGTAGGCGGTCCGGCTTCCAAGCTTTATAAACCTAAAAGTATTGCTGACTTGGCTTTATTTCTGCGTAAGCTTCCGGCGGCGGAACCCATACTGTGGTTAGGATTAGGTTCCAATTCTTTGATCCGAGACGGTGGATTTTTAGGAACAGTGATTCTTACCCAAGGATGCTTGAAAGAAATGGTTCTTCTAGATCCACAGACCGTGAAAGTTGACGCAGGAGTATCTTGTGCAAGCATGGCGCGTTTTTGCGCGCGAAATGATTTAGCTGGTGGAGAGTTTTGGGCAGGAATTCCCGGAACCATGGGCGGGGCTTTGCGCATGAACGCCGGTTGTCATGGTGGCGAAACTTGGCAGTCTGTAGTTGAGTTGCAAACCATGAACCGAAAAGGAGAAATAATAACGCGTAAACCGGAAGAATATGAGGTGTCTTATCGCCATGTTTCAGGACCTCCTGAAGAGTGGTTTATTTCAGCTACATTCAAGCTAAATCCGGGGAAGAAAGAAACCTCATTGCAGATTATAAAGGAGTTGTTGGAGCGTCGAACTAATACACAGCCAACCAATGAATACAATTGTGGATCAGTGTTTCGAAACCCAGAAGGAAATTTTGCAGCTCGGCTCATTGAATCCTGCGGATTAAAAGGGTTCAATATTGGAGGCGCGATGGTTTCTCAAAAACATGCAAATTTTATTATCAATCATCAAGGTTCAGCAACCGCAGCTGATATTGAAGCATTGATTCATTTGGTACAAACTAAAGTTCGTGAGCAGACAACGATTGAGTTGGTGCGCGAAGTTCATATAATCGGAGACCGTTAA
- a CDS encoding DUF721 domain-containing protein, with amino-acid sequence MRSISRCLNKQLADICQRSVQLEELSDKVKQMLPDALANACHVGSFNKGCLLLTTTDAAWASQLRYAIPELRDKLRKEGGMYQLSSIKIAVIESITQYEKSTPTSKHVLSEKAKEIIISESQQCHYEPLQKALLHLADNE; translated from the coding sequence ATGCGTTCCATTAGCCGTTGCCTTAACAAACAACTTGCCGACATATGCCAACGCTCTGTTCAATTAGAAGAGCTTTCAGATAAAGTCAAGCAAATGCTTCCTGATGCCTTAGCAAATGCATGTCATGTTGGGAGTTTTAATAAAGGTTGCTTGCTATTAACAACTACTGATGCGGCCTGGGCATCCCAATTACGTTACGCTATTCCTGAATTGCGCGATAAATTACGCAAAGAGGGAGGCATGTATCAACTTTCGTCGATTAAAATAGCTGTTATTGAATCAATCACTCAATATGAAAAATCAACCCCCACTTCAAAGCATGTATTATCTGAAAAAGCGAAAGAAATTATTATAAGTGAGAGCCAACAGTGTCATTATGAACCGTTGCAAAAAGCTTTATTGCATTTAGCTGATAATGAATAA
- a CDS encoding D-alanine--D-alanine ligase family protein, producing the protein MSKLLNLVLLYGGKSGEHEISLISAASVLAHLDAGKYNIIPIAMDKDGLFYLHQYQDLLAYKEKLPVVTEHATPLAGLFINGRFSVDADVVFPVVHGPLYEDGCLQGMLELSGVAYVGCDVLSSSIGMDKDMARRIVCINGLKSADYKLLSWHSTAFERQHFCQEVAEEFGWPLFVKPCAMGSSVGIHKAKNMAELLVAVDDALRYDEEILVESFIPGREIELSVLESVVPSGEPRVSIAGEIRVNHPDGFYSYSAKYLESGQTDLIIPAPLSDTLYEQLKKAAADIFIRLKCKGMARVDFFVNDKDEIIYFNEVNTLPGFTSISMYPKLWQASGLSYPELLDELIRIAMVHQHCRQHLVTNYL; encoded by the coding sequence ATGTCCAAGCTTCTCAACCTGGTTCTTCTGTATGGTGGAAAATCTGGAGAGCATGAAATCTCGTTGATTTCAGCTGCATCTGTTCTTGCACATTTAGATGCTGGAAAATATAACATTATTCCTATAGCAATGGATAAAGATGGATTATTTTATCTTCATCAATATCAGGATTTACTTGCTTATAAAGAAAAACTTCCAGTGGTCACGGAGCATGCAACACCTTTAGCAGGTTTATTTATCAATGGTCGGTTCTCTGTTGATGCAGATGTCGTTTTTCCTGTAGTACATGGCCCTTTATATGAAGACGGTTGCTTGCAAGGAATGCTTGAGTTATCAGGTGTTGCTTATGTTGGTTGTGATGTACTTTCCTCATCCATTGGAATGGATAAAGACATGGCAAGACGCATAGTTTGCATTAATGGCTTAAAGTCAGCAGATTACAAGCTTTTGTCTTGGCACAGCACAGCGTTTGAAAGACAACACTTTTGTCAGGAGGTTGCAGAAGAGTTCGGATGGCCATTATTTGTCAAACCTTGTGCCATGGGCTCGAGTGTGGGTATCCATAAAGCAAAAAATATGGCCGAACTGCTTGTCGCAGTAGATGATGCTTTACGCTATGACGAAGAGATTTTAGTTGAATCATTTATTCCAGGACGAGAAATTGAGCTCTCTGTTCTTGAGAGTGTTGTCCCTTCAGGAGAACCGAGGGTCAGTATTGCCGGGGAGATACGTGTTAATCATCCGGATGGATTTTATTCTTATTCCGCGAAATATTTAGAGAGCGGACAAACGGATCTGATTATACCTGCTCCGTTGAGTGACACATTGTATGAGCAATTAAAAAAGGCGGCTGCAGATATTTTTATCCGCTTAAAATGTAAGGGTATGGCACGTGTCGATTTTTTTGTGAATGACAAGGACGAAATCATTTATTTTAACGAAGTAAACACCTTACCTGGTTTTACTTCAATTAGTATGTATCCAAAGCTATGGCAGGCGAGTGGTTTATCCTATCCTGAATTATTGGATGAATTGATCCGTATTGCGATGGTACATCAACATTGCCGCCAACATTTAGTAACCAATTATCTGTGA
- the lpxC gene encoding UDP-3-O-acyl-N-acetylglucosamine deacetylase, which produces MTNQRTPKKVIQATGVGLHSGEKVLLTLRPAPVNTGIVFRRVDLSPVVEILASYENVGDTMLCTTLHQGPVKIATVEHLLSALAGLGIDNAYIDVNAPELPIMDGSAAPFVFLIQSAGIREQNAPKKYIRILKPIRVEDNGKFVQFYPYNGYKISFTIDFDHPAFNDKPQTVSFDFSTTSYVKEVCRARTFGFLSDYEKLRECDLAKGGSLDNAIVVDDYRVLNDDGLRFESEFVSHKVLDAIGDLYLLGSSLIGAFEGYKSGHELNNRLLRELMVRQDAWEYTSFDTEEYLPKIHTQFFPVEA; this is translated from the coding sequence ATGACAAATCAAAGAACTCCTAAAAAGGTGATCCAGGCAACTGGGGTAGGATTGCATTCCGGTGAAAAAGTGCTTTTAACCTTGAGACCTGCTCCTGTAAATACAGGCATAGTTTTTAGACGCGTAGACCTTTCACCTGTAGTGGAAATATTAGCATCTTATGAGAATGTTGGTGATACGATGTTATGTACCACCTTACATCAAGGACCAGTTAAAATTGCAACTGTGGAACATTTACTTTCCGCTCTAGCTGGTTTGGGAATTGACAATGCTTATATTGATGTCAATGCTCCTGAATTACCGATTATGGATGGTAGTGCTGCTCCTTTTGTTTTTCTGATTCAATCAGCAGGGATCCGTGAGCAAAATGCACCTAAAAAATACATTCGTATTCTTAAGCCTATCCGCGTGGAAGACAATGGCAAATTTGTCCAATTTTATCCCTATAATGGCTATAAAATTTCCTTCACGATTGATTTTGATCATCCGGCTTTTAATGATAAGCCACAAACCGTAAGTTTTGATTTTTCTACAACTTCTTATGTTAAAGAGGTATGCCGAGCACGTACATTTGGATTCCTTTCCGATTATGAAAAATTAAGGGAATGCGATTTAGCTAAAGGCGGAAGTTTAGATAATGCGATTGTTGTTGACGACTATCGTGTCCTTAATGATGATGGTCTTCGCTTTGAATCCGAATTTGTTTCCCATAAGGTATTGGATGCAATCGGTGACTTGTACCTCTTAGGTTCAAGTTTGATCGGTGCATTTGAAGGCTACAAATCAGGCCACGAATTGAATAACAGACTATTGCGTGAATTAATGGTGAGACAAGACGCCTGGGAATATACTAGCTTTGATACGGAAGAATATCTTCCTAAAATACATACTCAATTTTTTCCTGTCGAAGCCTAA
- a CDS encoding transporter substrate-binding domain-containing protein yields the protein MPIILFWVCSLCSFHLLAQSINIGTSDYGPPFQIAVKDKAHFYGFEIDLMREICQRAQLDCHFKIFNFNDLFNEMQSNQIDLAVGTIAITPDRQKAFLFSLPYLIGGGQYATKGSSPIKTIKDIQGKTVGIERGTIFKAWIASQFGDGVQVKEYDTLADVLQALDDNHVDAVLLDSGAVEYWTANSSGLLKSVGEPMGAGYGIMTNKNNDALIATINKYLLELENDGTYLKIYRRYF from the coding sequence ATGCCTATTATATTATTTTGGGTGTGCTCTTTGTGCTCTTTTCATCTGCTTGCTCAATCAATTAACATTGGTACATCAGACTATGGCCCCCCTTTTCAAATCGCCGTAAAAGATAAGGCTCATTTTTATGGCTTTGAAATTGATCTGATGAGGGAAATTTGCCAACGTGCGCAACTGGACTGTCATTTCAAAATTTTTAACTTCAATGATTTATTTAATGAAATGCAAAGCAACCAGATTGACTTGGCCGTAGGAACAATTGCGATAACCCCGGATCGACAAAAAGCTTTTCTTTTCAGTCTTCCCTATCTTATAGGCGGAGGCCAATATGCAACGAAAGGCTCAAGTCCAATTAAAACGATTAAAGATATTCAGGGAAAAACCGTTGGCATAGAAAGGGGAACCATTTTTAAAGCCTGGATTGCTTCCCAATTTGGGGATGGAGTTCAAGTAAAGGAATATGACACCTTGGCTGACGTGTTACAAGCCCTCGATGACAATCATGTCGATGCCGTTTTACTTGATAGTGGTGCAGTTGAATATTGGACTGCTAATAGCAGTGGCCTTTTGAAATCAGTTGGCGAGCCAATGGGGGCCGGGTATGGCATTATGACGAATAAAAATAATGATGCGCTGATTGCTACTATCAACAAATATCTTCTTGAATTAGAAAATGATGGGACCTATTTAAAAATATACCGGCGTTATTTTTAA
- a CDS encoding cell division protein FtsQ/DivIB — translation MNKNRDVDSGNLRYISWLLVLSLSAVFLAFRLGYYYLSDAERFPITTIKVAANYEHVTHKELEAVLGKYLSASFFTVSVSELQKELNEMNWIDTATVERVWPDTLKIRLVEKKPVAIWDNALMTEDGRLFNEGAVPAGLNIPQLKGPPSQQAEVLQVYEKLSKILSMYGVNATGLHLRENQSWVLLLSNDIKIYLGKKELEERLLRFCKAYPAVFAEKIEQLSSVDLRYPRGMAVQWKQQTER, via the coding sequence ATGAATAAAAATAGGGACGTTGACTCTGGAAATTTGCGTTATATCTCATGGTTATTGGTATTAAGTTTAAGTGCCGTGTTCTTGGCTTTTCGACTGGGCTATTACTATTTATCTGATGCGGAACGGTTTCCAATTACCACAATCAAAGTAGCCGCAAATTACGAGCATGTAACCCATAAAGAGCTGGAAGCGGTATTAGGAAAATATTTAAGCGCTAGTTTTTTTACTGTATCAGTAAGTGAGTTACAAAAAGAGTTAAACGAAATGAACTGGATAGATACTGCAACCGTAGAGCGTGTTTGGCCAGATACATTGAAAATAAGACTTGTTGAAAAAAAACCAGTTGCAATTTGGGATAATGCCTTGATGACTGAGGACGGAAGATTATTCAATGAGGGGGCCGTTCCAGCGGGTTTAAACATCCCTCAATTAAAAGGACCTCCATCTCAACAAGCAGAAGTCTTACAAGTTTACGAAAAATTGAGTAAGATATTATCAATGTATGGGGTAAACGCTACTGGACTGCATTTACGGGAAAACCAATCCTGGGTATTGCTTTTGAGCAATGATATAAAAATATATTTAGGAAAGAAAGAGTTAGAGGAACGATTGCTGCGTTTTTGTAAAGCATACCCTGCAGTGTTTGCTGAAAAAATTGAGCAATTGTCTAGCGTGGACCTGCGTTATCCACGTGGTATGGCAGTGCAGTGGAAACAACAAACGGAACGATAA
- a CDS encoding PH domain-containing protein — MFEKPYDSNVIFFTRMHWIIFFYPFLCLCAALAIVYYVEVDFIRKIAYGLAALALLWVGMTWMTYYFSSITIKRNQVIIRTGVIVRQTIDIPLSKIEAIDIRQSILGSILSYGMVCITGTGGTRRIINFLHNPLTCRRYIEQLLGEMHRND; from the coding sequence ATGTTCGAGAAGCCCTACGATAGTAATGTTATTTTTTTTACCCGAATGCATTGGATAATATTTTTTTACCCATTCCTATGTTTATGTGCTGCTTTGGCAATTGTTTATTATGTAGAGGTAGATTTCATTCGTAAGATTGCATACGGTTTGGCTGCCTTAGCCTTATTATGGGTTGGGATGACATGGATGACCTATTATTTTTCTTCCATTACCATTAAGCGAAATCAAGTGATTATTCGCACTGGAGTGATTGTAAGGCAAACGATCGATATCCCATTAAGCAAAATTGAAGCAATAGACATCCGCCAATCAATTTTGGGAAGCATTTTAAGTTATGGCATGGTATGTATTACAGGCACTGGCGGTACGCGTCGCATCATTAATTTTTTACATAACCCATTGACTTGCAGGCGTTATATTGAGCAACTTCTGGGTGAGATGCATCGAAATGATTAG
- the ftsA gene encoding cell division protein FtsA: protein MAKKIEKDIITGLDIGTSKIIALIGEVTSDGAIEIIGIGRHPSRGLKRGVVVDIEATVNSIQRAVQEAELMAGCEVRTVYAGIAGSHIRSLNSHGIVAIRDKEVSQADVERVIDAAKAVAIPADQKILHVLPQEFIIDHQGSIREPIGMAGVRLESRVHIVTGSVSAAQNIVKCVRRCGLEVNDIILEQLASSHAVLTEDEKDLGVCLIDIGGGTTDIAIFCEGAIQHTAVIPIAGDQVTNDIAMALRTPTKAAESIKLNHACALTELANPDHMLEVASVNDRPGRKISAKALSDVVAARYEELFTLVRNELRRSGFEDRMAAGIVLTGGASNVKGGIELAELCFEMPVRKGCAHYVSGLAEATENPSFATGVGLLLRGYQQQYESSYNVPKMNDNTQSLWARMKEWFQGNF, encoded by the coding sequence ATGGCAAAAAAAATAGAAAAAGATATTATCACTGGATTGGACATTGGAACTTCAAAAATAATTGCATTAATTGGAGAAGTGACATCTGATGGCGCAATAGAAATTATTGGCATAGGTCGTCATCCCTCGCGTGGTCTAAAACGTGGGGTTGTGGTTGATATAGAGGCTACTGTAAATTCCATCCAACGTGCTGTTCAAGAAGCGGAACTTATGGCTGGATGTGAGGTGAGGACTGTCTATGCAGGTATTGCTGGTAGTCATATTCGCAGCCTCAATTCGCACGGAATTGTGGCTATTCGTGATAAAGAAGTATCACAAGCTGACGTCGAACGTGTGATTGATGCAGCTAAAGCCGTAGCGATACCTGCGGATCAAAAAATTCTGCATGTCTTGCCTCAAGAATTTATTATCGATCACCAAGGCAGTATTCGCGAACCTATAGGTATGGCGGGAGTACGTCTTGAATCTCGTGTGCATATTGTTACTGGCTCTGTAAGTGCTGCACAAAATATTGTGAAATGTGTGCGTCGTTGCGGTTTAGAAGTGAATGATATTATTCTTGAACAATTGGCTTCCAGTCATGCAGTTTTAACTGAAGATGAAAAAGATTTGGGCGTTTGCTTGATTGATATTGGTGGTGGTACTACGGATATTGCCATATTTTGCGAAGGAGCAATTCAACATACAGCCGTAATTCCTATCGCAGGAGATCAAGTGACTAATGATATCGCTATGGCTCTGCGTACGCCTACAAAAGCAGCTGAATCGATTAAATTGAATCACGCATGCGCATTAACTGAGTTAGCGAATCCAGACCATATGTTGGAAGTTGCCAGTGTTAATGACAGACCTGGAAGAAAAATATCAGCTAAAGCTCTATCCGATGTCGTTGCGGCACGCTATGAAGAACTGTTTACCTTAGTACGTAATGAATTACGACGTAGTGGCTTTGAAGACAGAATGGCTGCAGGTATTGTTTTAACTGGCGGCGCTTCCAATGTCAAAGGGGGTATCGAACTTGCAGAGCTTTGTTTTGAAATGCCAGTAAGAAAAGGGTGTGCTCATTATGTTTCTGGATTGGCTGAAGCCACTGAAAATCCTTCATTTGCTACGGGCGTAGGTTTGTTGCTGCGAGGATACCAACAACAATATGAATCGAGCTACAATGTACCAAAAATGAATGATAACACCCAAAGTTTGTGGGCACGTATGAAAGAATGGTTCCAGGGTAATTTTTAG
- a CDS encoding M13 family metallopeptidase, with the protein MKLNMGLFTFALLCSSSIYPAGTEPQKTTAEEAVHINWLDTNISPAMNFYSYANGNWQKNNPIPADYSSWGSFNIISERVQNIIHQMLIKASENTQAKPGSIEQKVGDFYYSGMDEQSINQLGIKPLQPEFDRIDQLKSLTDLQNEIAHLHQIGVDVFFNFGSMQDFKNSEKMIGAATQGGLGLPDRDYYLKEDAKFKLIREAYVKHIAKMFELLGDAPDKAATEANTVMKLETQMAKVSMSQVDQRDPHAVYHIMDRAQLNKITPDFSWPAYFSTMGQAQIKSINLAMPDFFKDMNTQLKTVSLDDWKIYLRWHLIDAFAAYLSKPFVDQNFKMVAVLTGAEKILPRWKRVVSTENSALGFAIGKMYVARYFSPEDKKQALDILKNIREVLREDISTLSWMTPATRKAALKKLDLMEERVGYPSKWWDYSKLEVNRGPYVLNVIKANEFLTQRDLNKIGKPIDRTEWVMTPQTINAYYDPSMNNLNIPAGILQSPFFDPKAPAAINYGAIGFVMGHEMTHGFDDQGAQFDGHGNLKNWWTPSDLEKFKKATQCIVNQFSQYVVDDNLHVQGKLVVGEATADLGGITLAYRAFKHSKEYKNAPTINGLTPDQQFFIATAHVWAMNIRPQQLRNQVTTDPHPPAKYRVNGSLANMPQFQDAFHIPNDSPMVNKNRCVIW; encoded by the coding sequence ATGAAACTTAATATGGGCCTTTTTACTTTTGCTTTGTTGTGCAGTTCATCAATCTATCCGGCAGGCACAGAACCACAAAAAACTACGGCTGAAGAAGCAGTTCATATCAATTGGTTGGATACTAATATTTCACCGGCAATGAATTTTTATTCTTATGCTAACGGTAACTGGCAAAAAAACAATCCAATTCCAGCAGACTATTCAAGTTGGGGAAGCTTTAACATCATTAGTGAACGAGTCCAAAATATCATTCATCAAATGTTAATCAAAGCCTCAGAAAATACCCAAGCCAAACCAGGCAGCATTGAACAAAAAGTAGGTGATTTTTATTATAGTGGAATGGATGAACAGAGTATTAATCAATTGGGTATTAAACCCCTCCAGCCCGAGTTTGATCGCATTGACCAATTAAAAAGTTTAACCGATTTGCAAAATGAAATAGCGCACCTGCATCAAATTGGTGTCGATGTTTTTTTTAATTTCGGGAGCATGCAAGATTTTAAAAACAGTGAAAAGATGATTGGTGCAGCGACACAAGGTGGATTGGGTTTGCCTGATCGTGATTATTATTTGAAAGAAGATGCTAAGTTTAAACTCATACGTGAAGCCTATGTCAAGCACATTGCCAAGATGTTTGAATTATTGGGTGATGCTCCTGATAAAGCAGCAACGGAAGCCAATACCGTGATGAAATTAGAAACGCAAATGGCAAAGGTTTCTATGTCGCAAGTGGATCAACGTGATCCCCATGCGGTTTATCATATTATGGATAGAGCACAACTCAACAAAATAACTCCTGATTTTTCATGGCCCGCCTATTTTTCAACAATGGGACAAGCTCAGATTAAAAGCATTAATCTTGCGATGCCAGATTTTTTTAAGGATATGAATACCCAATTAAAAACGGTTTCTCTAGATGATTGGAAAATTTATCTTCGTTGGCATTTAATTGATGCATTTGCTGCCTACTTATCAAAACCTTTTGTCGATCAAAATTTTAAAATGGTCGCTGTTTTGACAGGTGCTGAGAAAATATTGCCTCGATGGAAAAGAGTAGTGAGTACAGAAAATAGTGCATTAGGTTTTGCTATAGGTAAAATGTATGTGGCTCGGTATTTTTCTCCGGAAGACAAGAAACAGGCTTTAGATATACTCAAAAATATTCGCGAGGTTTTACGTGAAGATATAAGTACCTTATCTTGGATGACCCCCGCTACTCGGAAAGCTGCGCTGAAAAAACTCGATCTGATGGAAGAGCGTGTTGGCTATCCTTCCAAATGGTGGGACTATTCCAAATTGGAAGTAAATAGAGGTCCCTATGTATTGAATGTGATTAAAGCCAATGAGTTTTTAACTCAGCGTGATCTAAATAAAATTGGTAAACCTATAGATAGAACAGAGTGGGTAATGACTCCACAAACTATTAATGCCTATTATGACCCCTCAATGAATAATTTAAATATTCCGGCAGGAATTCTCCAATCGCCATTTTTTGATCCTAAAGCACCTGCAGCAATCAATTATGGAGCAATTGGTTTTGTCATGGGACATGAAATGACCCATGGTTTTGATGACCAAGGGGCACAATTTGATGGGCATGGTAATTTAAAAAATTGGTGGACTCCGAGTGATTTAGAAAAATTCAAAAAAGCAACCCAATGTATTGTAAATCAATTTTCACAATATGTTGTGGATGATAATTTGCATGTGCAGGGAAAACTGGTTGTAGGAGAGGCTACCGCTGATTTAGGTGGTATTACATTAGCCTATAGAGCTTTTAAGCATTCAAAAGAATATAAAAATGCACCTACGATTAATGGTTTGACACCCGATCAACAGTTTTTCATTGCAACAGCTCATGTATGGGCCATGAATATTCGCCCCCAACAACTACGTAATCAGGTAACTACGGATCCTCATCCACCTGCAAAATATAGAGTCAATGGCAGCTTGGCGAATATGCCACAATTTCAGGACGCTTTTCATATCCCCAATGACAGTCCGATGGTGAATAAAAATCGTTGTGTGATTTGGTAA